In Psychrobacter sp. JCM 18902, a single window of DNA contains:
- a CDS encoding PAS domain-containing protein: MGSPIPDAHKPDMPSEQITLTYYDGTSRTVYDTGIERPYPDGKLIVSRTDLDGVLTHVNDAFVEISGYSVDELIGQPQSILRHPDMPKAAYKDLWDTAAAGQKWHGYVKNLCKDGSHYWVYATVVPNIRRGETVGYTSVRRKPSRSKIEAAMAQYAQMNQNEEG, from the coding sequence ATGGGTTCTCCAATCCCTGATGCACATAAGCCTGATATGCCCTCTGAGCAGATTACTCTGACTTATTATGATGGTACATCGCGGACTGTCTATGATACTGGTATTGAACGCCCTTATCCTGATGGCAAACTGATTGTATCGCGTACCGATTTGGATGGTGTGCTGACTCACGTCAACGATGCTTTTGTCGAAATCAGTGGCTACAGCGTTGATGAGCTTATTGGTCAGCCACAATCTATTTTGCGCCACCCTGATATGCCAAAAGCCGCTTATAAAGATTTGTGGGATACCGCCGCGGCTGGGCAAAAATGGCATGGCTACGTTAAGAATTTATGCAAAGATGGTAGTCACTATTGGGTCTATGCGACCGTTGTGCCAAACATTCGTCGCGGCGAAACAGTGGGTTATACCTCGGTACGCCGTAAGCCATCACGTAGCAAAATCGAAGCGGCGATGGCTCAGTATGCCCAAATGAATCAAAATGAGGAAGGCTAA
- a CDS encoding roadblock/LC7 domain-containing protein produces MRTDSFQQILEDLNSSSADVEASALISNDGLMIASALPTGVDEDRVGAMSAALLSLGDRAGRELARGSIDRIMIQGEKGYVIMTSSGDEAVLTIMAKPNAKLGLIFLDIKRASEALAKLI; encoded by the coding sequence ATGCGTACAGATTCATTCCAGCAAATTTTGGAAGACCTAAACAGCTCATCAGCCGATGTTGAAGCATCTGCCCTTATTTCTAACGATGGTCTGATGATTGCCTCAGCACTACCAACGGGCGTTGATGAAGACCGTGTTGGCGCTATGTCAGCGGCTTTATTGTCATTGGGTGACCGCGCAGGTCGTGAGTTGGCACGTGGTAGTATCGATCGTATTATGATTCAAGGTGAAAAAGGCTACGTGATTATGACCTCATCTGGAGATGAAGCGGTACTTACTATTATGGCAAAACCGAATGCAAAACTTGGTTTGATATTCTTAGATATCAAGCGTGCCTCAGAAGCCCTTGCAAAACTTATCTAA
- a CDS encoding PepSY domain-containing protein, with product MSKIFKPFSLTTLGTRTAVVVGAAMLTTTIYASTQQPLASEVQAAKASRISLQQAINIAAKKSSGLLMSASFDHDDDKAQGGVYEMEFVTSSRNYEIKIDAMNGRVISTDVERLDSDDLVDYKALKQAKIDVKQAMKIAEKQSGGRVIEIEFKNDRDYSDHASYYEADILKGNSIIWLNVDANTGSVFNNKFKK from the coding sequence ATGAGCAAGATTTTCAAGCCATTTTCGCTAACGACTTTGGGTACTCGTACTGCAGTAGTAGTGGGTGCGGCTATGTTAACTACGACAATCTATGCATCTACGCAGCAACCGCTAGCAAGTGAGGTTCAAGCCGCCAAAGCCAGTAGAATAAGCTTACAACAAGCAATAAATATTGCGGCGAAAAAGTCATCTGGTCTATTGATGAGTGCCAGCTTTGATCACGATGATGATAAAGCGCAAGGCGGTGTGTATGAGATGGAATTTGTAACCAGTAGCCGAAACTATGAAATCAAAATTGACGCCATGAATGGTAGAGTGATCAGTACGGATGTGGAACGATTAGACAGTGATGATCTGGTAGATTATAAGGCACTTAAACAAGCGAAGATTGATGTTAAACAGGCAATGAAAATTGCTGAAAAACAATCGGGCGGCCGTGTTATCGAGATTGAGTTTAAAAACGACCGAGATTATAGTGATCATGCGTCCTATTATGAAGCTGATATCCTCAAAGGTAATAGTATCATTTGGCTAAATGTTGATGCCAATACTGGCAGTGTATTTAACAATAAGTTTAAGAAATAG
- the gdhA gene encoding NADP-specific glutamate dehydrogenase, whose translation MSISQAIEKVEARYAHQPEFVQAVKEVAITIAPLYDAHPEYDTFKIFERLVEPDRVIAFRINWENDQGEVQVNRGWRVQFSNALGPYKGGVRFHPTVNQSVLKFLGFEQIFKNALTGLPMGGGKGGSDFDPKGKTDSEIRRFCYAFMRELHHYVNKDIDVPAGDIGVGGREVSYMFAMYKNLTHEYGGVLTGKGVGFGGSLMRTEATGYGAVYFLENMLTAQNDDIKGKRVLVSGAGNVSLHAAEKAHMLGGIVVTVSDSQGTLYDEAGLNQEKIDWLKAQKAKSKPLAEYVDVYGGEWFAKQKPWQFKGDIAIPSATQNEVNEEDAKLMVENGITYVVEGANMPLTAEAIDYIRLHRVHYAPGKAANAGGVAVSALEMSQNSVRQYKSFEQIDLRLKNIMRNIHDCAADASEQYGQTDNGYINYMAGANIVGFKRVADALVAYGILN comes from the coding sequence ATGAGTATCAGTCAGGCCATCGAAAAAGTCGAAGCGCGTTACGCCCATCAACCTGAATTCGTTCAAGCGGTAAAAGAAGTTGCAATTACGATTGCGCCGTTATACGACGCCCACCCAGAATATGATACTTTTAAAATATTTGAGCGCCTCGTTGAGCCTGACCGCGTTATTGCTTTTCGTATTAACTGGGAAAATGACCAAGGTGAAGTTCAGGTTAACCGCGGCTGGCGTGTCCAGTTCAGCAATGCCCTAGGTCCTTATAAAGGTGGCGTGAGATTTCATCCGACTGTCAACCAATCTGTTTTGAAGTTTTTAGGCTTTGAGCAAATATTCAAAAACGCTTTGACTGGATTGCCAATGGGCGGTGGTAAAGGTGGCTCTGATTTTGATCCCAAAGGCAAAACAGACAGTGAAATCCGCCGTTTTTGCTATGCCTTTATGCGTGAGCTACATCACTATGTGAATAAAGACATCGATGTGCCCGCTGGTGACATTGGCGTGGGTGGGCGTGAAGTCAGCTATATGTTTGCTATGTATAAGAATTTAACGCACGAATACGGCGGGGTTTTGACTGGTAAAGGCGTTGGCTTCGGTGGCAGTTTGATGCGTACTGAGGCGACAGGTTATGGTGCGGTGTATTTCTTAGAAAACATGCTTACGGCGCAAAATGACGATATCAAAGGTAAGAGAGTATTGGTTTCAGGTGCTGGTAACGTCTCATTACATGCTGCTGAAAAAGCCCATATGCTGGGTGGCATCGTCGTCACTGTGTCAGACTCACAAGGGACTTTGTATGATGAAGCGGGTCTGAATCAAGAAAAAATTGATTGGCTCAAGGCGCAAAAAGCAAAAAGCAAACCGTTGGCTGAGTACGTCGATGTTTATGGTGGAGAGTGGTTTGCGAAGCAAAAGCCGTGGCAATTCAAAGGCGATATCGCAATTCCATCAGCAACGCAAAACGAAGTCAATGAAGAAGATGCCAAGCTCATGGTTGAAAATGGCATTACATACGTTGTCGAAGGTGCCAACATGCCATTGACTGCTGAAGCCATCGACTATATTCGTTTGCACCGCGTGCATTATGCCCCAGGTAAAGCCGCCAACGCGGGCGGTGTAGCAGTCTCTGCACTTGAGATGTCACAAAACTCAGTCCGTCAGTATAAGAGCTTTGAGCAAATCGACTTGCGCCTCAAAAATATCATGAGAAATATCCATGACTGTGCAGCTGATGCCTCAGAACAGTATGGTCAAACGGATAATGGCTATATCAACTATATGGCTGGTGCAAATATCGTTGGCTTTAAACGAGTTGCTGATGCATTGGTTGCTTACGGTATTTTAAACTAA